In Blautia sp. SC05B48, a single genomic region encodes these proteins:
- a CDS encoding response regulator transcription factor, with product MYRVLVVDDEKLERDGIRFLLSMEEGEWEIYEAANGKLALNELRKHPVDLMLTDIKMPHMDGLELSKKAREEYPDLEIIIFSGYGDFAFAQEAIRYGVTDYVLKPVDPDRFHDTIQKIQKEIASRKNKEQQSIKEKSFLQQYFLLSYIYSGDQERLKEAEGIVDFAAWEQWHCAILIESDESFFDSASDEVPLEIQEELRRSFFYLNLNGRQSLLLFKDVYCDYTLVAKNVYSILKRLHPVRFHLAVSRRFDGYRELPGIMEQLEQQMEEKFYHPDIHVYTSEEEEEKNTGEEEQDSRLMEKISEDISRKDVKQLWSHFRSLASKYQSNTQFSAMYVKFVFSNVIRELFQENRFAGEHRLDLEVDHLYGCSTIQEIIEVTEKNIRQYEEFLDRSMSESRDEVAAVKNYIYNHYAEDLNLETLAEKVYLSSGYLSFIFKKETGMNLNRFIRVFRMEKAKELLRTTNMKVAMVSEQVGFANSSYFCRSFREYYGSSPESYRKGNNEDEEASEEV from the coding sequence ATGTACAGAGTATTGGTGGTAGATGATGAAAAACTGGAACGTGACGGAATCCGCTTTCTTCTGTCTATGGAAGAGGGAGAGTGGGAAATTTATGAGGCGGCTAATGGCAAGCTGGCATTAAATGAGCTGAGAAAGCATCCTGTGGATCTGATGCTGACAGATATCAAAATGCCTCATATGGATGGTCTGGAGCTTTCAAAAAAAGCAAGAGAGGAATATCCGGATCTGGAAATTATCATTTTCAGCGGTTATGGCGATTTTGCTTTTGCCCAGGAGGCGATCCGTTATGGAGTGACCGATTACGTGCTGAAACCGGTGGATCCGGACCGCTTTCATGACACCATACAGAAGATCCAGAAGGAGATTGCGTCCCGGAAAAACAAAGAGCAGCAGTCCATAAAAGAAAAAAGCTTTCTTCAGCAGTATTTTCTGCTGAGTTACATTTATTCCGGTGATCAGGAACGTCTGAAAGAAGCGGAAGGAATCGTGGACTTTGCTGCCTGGGAGCAGTGGCACTGTGCGATACTCATTGAATCCGATGAATCTTTTTTTGATTCTGCCAGTGATGAAGTCCCGCTTGAGATCCAGGAAGAACTTCGCCGGTCTTTTTTCTATCTGAATCTCAATGGCCGCCAGTCCCTGCTTCTTTTTAAAGATGTGTACTGCGACTATACTCTTGTGGCAAAAAATGTCTACAGTATTCTGAAACGACTGCATCCTGTCCGTTTTCATCTGGCTGTAAGCCGACGTTTTGACGGATACCGGGAACTGCCCGGGATCATGGAACAGCTGGAGCAGCAGATGGAAGAGAAATTTTATCATCCGGACATCCATGTTTATACCAGTGAGGAAGAGGAGGAGAAAAATACCGGCGAAGAGGAACAGGATTCCAGACTTATGGAAAAAATCTCAGAAGATATTTCCAGAAAGGATGTGAAGCAGCTGTGGAGCCATTTCCGCAGCCTGGCATCAAAATATCAGTCCAATACCCAGTTTTCGGCCATGTATGTGAAATTTGTTTTTTCCAATGTGATCAGGGAGCTGTTTCAGGAGAATCGTTTTGCCGGAGAGCACAGGCTGGATCTGGAAGTGGATCATCTGTATGGCTGTTCTACCATTCAGGAGATCATTGAGGTTACAGAAAAAAATATCCGTCAGTACGAAGAGTTCCTGGACCGTTCCATGAGCGAATCCAGAGATGAGGTGGCAGCAGTAAAAAATTATATTTACAATCACTATGCGGAAGATCTGAATCTGGAAACACTGGCAGAAAAAGTATATCTTTCTTCTGGTTATCTCAGTTTTATTTTCAAGAAGGAGACGGGGATGAACCTGAATCGTTTTATCCGTGTGTTCCGCATGGAAAAGGCCAAGGAACTTCTACGCACCACCAACATGAAAGTAGCCATGGTCAGTGAGCAGGTAGGATTTGCCAATTCTTCGTATTTCTGCCGGAGCTTCCGGGAATATTATGGAAGCAGCCCGGAATCCTATCGGAAAGGAAACAATGAGGATGAAGAGGCTTCTGAAGAAGTATAA
- a CDS encoding DUF5605 domain-containing protein — protein MFTTIFSAIGETYLSDDDVLWWAKDGKLKGKSPERIAFLRELMESLPSAIEPWYEPESVTFGDEFLGYKAGPDHPIISLVTSLTEPEDDAGALKDKIFSERCGDQVYIKYLGKHCSRKPFFILPEDHKYKIDVIDTWNMTRKTIMTGASGITWLDLGEAKEGIALLAVEE, from the coding sequence ATGTTTACGACCATCTTCTCAGCAATCGGTGAAACCTATCTTTCCGATGACGATGTCCTCTGGTGGGCAAAAGACGGAAAACTGAAAGGCAAAAGCCCGGAAAGAATCGCTTTTCTCCGCGAACTCATGGAAAGCCTTCCTTCTGCCATTGAACCTTGGTACGAGCCGGAATCTGTAACATTCGGAGATGAATTTCTCGGATATAAAGCCGGCCCGGATCATCCGATCATCTCTCTCGTTACCAGCCTTACTGAACCAGAAGATGATGCAGGTGCGCTGAAAGATAAAATCTTTTCCGAAAGATGCGGTGATCAGGTTTACATCAAATACCTTGGAAAACACTGCTCAAGAAAACCTTTCTTCATCCTTCCAGAAGACCATAAATACAAAATTGATGTCATTGACACCTGGAACATGACAAGAAAAACCATCATGACTGGCGCCAGCGGAATCACATGGCTTGATCTTGGCGAAGCAAAAGAGGGTATTGCACTTCTTGCTGTGGAAGAATAA
- a CDS encoding carbohydrate ABC transporter permease: MNKKVKFSGLWTAILSVVSVAYIFPILLVLINSFKKKAYISRYPFAIPTDKMFVGLENYVNGLTKTGFFQAFGWTLFITVFSVAVILLCTSMCAWYINRVTNTLTKTMYMLCLFSMVVPFQMVMFTLSKIANILKLNTPWGLIIIYLGYGAGLAVFMFSGFVKSIPIEIEEAAMIDGCTPIQTFFKVVLPVMKPTCVTVAILETMWIWNDYLLPYLVLDIKKYKTISIAIQYLKGGYGTIDMGAMMGVLVLSIIPIIAFYLACQKYIIEGVVAGAVKG; this comes from the coding sequence ATGAATAAAAAAGTAAAATTCAGCGGTCTGTGGACTGCGATCCTGAGTGTGGTATCTGTTGCTTATATTTTCCCGATTCTTCTGGTTTTGATCAATTCTTTTAAGAAAAAAGCATACATCAGCCGTTATCCTTTTGCAATCCCAACGGATAAAATGTTCGTAGGTCTGGAAAACTATGTAAATGGTCTTACAAAAACCGGATTTTTCCAGGCATTTGGATGGACATTATTTATCACAGTATTTTCTGTTGCGGTAATTCTGCTCTGTACCTCCATGTGTGCCTGGTACATCAACCGTGTTACCAACACGCTGACAAAAACCATGTACATGCTGTGTCTGTTTTCCATGGTCGTACCATTCCAGATGGTAATGTTTACTCTTTCCAAGATTGCAAACATTTTGAAGTTGAATACTCCGTGGGGACTGATCATCATTTATCTTGGATATGGAGCAGGACTTGCGGTATTTATGTTCAGCGGTTTTGTAAAATCCATTCCGATCGAGATCGAGGAAGCTGCCATGATCGATGGCTGTACCCCGATCCAGACATTTTTTAAAGTAGTTCTTCCGGTTATGAAACCGACCTGTGTAACTGTAGCGATCCTGGAAACCATGTGGATCTGGAATGATTATCTTCTTCCATATCTGGTACTTGATATCAAGAAATATAAAACCATTTCCATTGCCATCCAGTATCTGAAGGGGGGTTACGGAACCATTGATATGGGAGCTATGATGGGCGTTCTTGTCCTTTCCATCATTCCAATCATTGCCTTCTATCTTGCATGCCAGAAATATATCATTGAAGGTGTGGTTGCAGGAGCTGTTAAGGGCTGA
- a CDS encoding extracellular solute-binding protein, whose product MRLSLGKTVVFLSMMLSLTLFTGCSLETAEMEKTDIDVLSEKSSKSWEQAETSPLGKYPELVTYTLGQMKGANNSNLPDGQTYEDNAYTRYLKKTLNIQNKNVFMESEERYDEALNILVKDRNLPDIFLVSDRETLEELVENDLIEDLTEVYKSCASDKIKEMYESYGEELLDSGTFGGKLYALPETAIDDGSQLLWLRRDWMEQLGLKEPKTLEEAFSVIRAFQENRMGAEDGEDPVGLVCDPGLVGTVSTSYSVDPVFEKFGAYPQQWIENADGEIVYGLLTEETKEALGYLRELYRQGILDPDFALRAQNNIRDLVVNGKCGAFFGLWWTPNNPLMDEYRKNKEADWEPYYLTADVKRTVEVYSTFRDNKYVVVRKGYEHPEIAMKILSVLFDYSRYEAEDADEMNTYFALNVDPTARPLMINVDYNEATYIVTKHIREVLYSPGDEKTREDLSAIEASYFDACKEYLEAEVPSVEAWAAYKSRISAVGLLVDANYRAPEKKFLGDGDGEIPQTLRLLEKNAFIQIIMGRMPVSSFDSFVEDWYRKGGDSLTERVREGLVDS is encoded by the coding sequence ATGAGACTTAGTCTGGGAAAAACAGTGGTATTTCTGAGTATGATGCTGAGCCTGACACTTTTTACGGGGTGTTCTTTAGAAACTGCAGAAATGGAAAAAACAGATATAGATGTTCTGTCCGAAAAGAGCAGCAAGAGCTGGGAACAGGCAGAAACCTCGCCTCTGGGAAAATATCCGGAGCTTGTAACTTATACTCTGGGACAGATGAAAGGGGCTAATAATTCTAATCTTCCGGACGGGCAGACCTATGAGGACAATGCATATACCCGGTATCTGAAAAAGACACTGAATATTCAGAATAAGAATGTTTTTATGGAGAGTGAGGAGCGGTATGACGAAGCCCTGAACATCCTGGTCAAAGATCGGAATCTTCCGGACATTTTTCTGGTGTCGGACAGGGAAACTCTGGAAGAGCTGGTTGAAAATGATCTTATCGAGGACCTGACGGAAGTATACAAAAGCTGCGCTTCCGATAAAATAAAGGAAATGTATGAGAGTTATGGAGAGGAACTTTTGGACTCAGGGACTTTTGGCGGAAAACTGTATGCACTTCCGGAGACTGCCATTGATGATGGGTCGCAGCTTTTATGGCTGAGACGTGACTGGATGGAACAGCTGGGATTGAAAGAACCGAAGACACTGGAAGAGGCTTTTTCAGTGATCCGTGCATTTCAGGAAAACCGAATGGGTGCAGAGGATGGTGAAGATCCTGTGGGACTTGTCTGTGATCCGGGACTTGTGGGCACGGTCAGCACCAGCTATTCGGTGGACCCTGTGTTTGAAAAGTTCGGGGCGTATCCGCAGCAATGGATTGAAAATGCAGATGGAGAAATTGTCTATGGATTGCTGACGGAGGAGACAAAGGAGGCTCTGGGGTATCTCAGAGAGCTTTACAGGCAGGGGATACTGGATCCGGATTTTGCTTTACGTGCACAGAATAATATCCGTGATCTTGTGGTGAATGGAAAATGCGGAGCGTTTTTCGGACTCTGGTGGACTCCGAATAATCCTCTTATGGATGAGTATAGGAAGAACAAAGAGGCGGACTGGGAACCGTATTATCTGACTGCGGATGTAAAGCGGACTGTGGAGGTATACTCTACGTTTCGAGATAATAAATATGTAGTTGTGCGTAAAGGGTATGAGCATCCGGAGATTGCAATGAAGATTTTGAGTGTGTTGTTCGACTATTCCAGATATGAAGCGGAGGATGCGGATGAGATGAACACTTATTTTGCCTTGAATGTGGATCCTACGGCGCGTCCGCTAATGATCAATGTGGATTATAATGAGGCTACTTATATAGTGACAAAGCATATCCGTGAGGTTCTTTACAGTCCGGGCGATGAGAAGACCAGGGAGGATCTCAGTGCCATTGAGGCATCTTATTTTGATGCGTGTAAGGAATATCTTGAGGCAGAGGTGCCTTCGGTGGAGGCATGGGCGGCGTATAAGTCCAGAATCTCGGCGGTGGGACTTCTGGTGGATGCGAATTACCGTGCTCCGGAGAAAAAGTTTCTGGGGGATGGTGACGGGGAGATTCCTCAGACTTTGCGTTTGCTGGAGAAGAATGCATTTATCCAGATTATTATGGGGAGGATGCCTGTGAGCTCTTTTGACTCTTTTGTGGAAGATTGGTATCGTAAGGGTGGAGACAGTCTTACGGAGCGAGTCCGGGAAGGGCTTGTGGATTCGTGA
- a CDS encoding cache domain-containing sensor histidine kinase has translation MPILRISAGASGNIMEAARNPIGKETMRMKRLLKKYNDMKYRYKLTNLLVLVSLVPMTVLALYSHSRMSSLVRKNEMEDMYSILEQTRESIDGQIEIYASLLNYLTYSPEIQEVIFNKDMDRYTAYEQYTEVVDPLLTVPQSYHEAIQGIQLFAESIPVRHEYTLAPLSEVDGEWWSDKLNNTVTVQWIVDRDNRQIAAVREIYDGKIKEAVLCISLDYGKVFQPLANIIERNSGGFVVDDQQNIVYHGENLAASDISVQKETAKKLDRLREEYTYVSSSGHETRWTYYFYKPPAVIESSVSKVLISEIPLIGFCVVIIIVLGMTFSKLFTRKIEQLTRNMEQVNQGSREVTVYSDSGDEVGQLVRSFHHMMDEINRLIEEVYENKIALKEFELKALTAQINPHFLYNSLSIINWMAIKSRQKEISRVTLALSTFYRTALSKGADMVTVENCIRNIEAYLEIQLIMHDNDFKVEWNIDPSVQQELVPKLALQPIVENALEHGLDVKEEGEKLLKLYFFEENGDVVIRVEDNGIGMEQEQAEKLLTYQAKGYGLKNVNDRMCILYGEKYAIRILSKVGEGTSVDMRIPKEVKKDET, from the coding sequence TTGCCAATTCTTCGTATTTCTGCCGGAGCTTCCGGGAATATTATGGAAGCAGCCCGGAATCCTATCGGAAAGGAAACAATGAGGATGAAGAGGCTTCTGAAGAAGTATAATGATATGAAATACCGGTACAAGCTGACAAATCTTCTTGTGTTGGTATCCCTGGTGCCGATGACCGTGTTGGCACTGTACAGTCACAGTCGCATGAGTAGTCTTGTCCGGAAAAATGAGATGGAGGATATGTACTCCATTCTGGAGCAGACCAGGGAAAGCATTGACGGGCAGATCGAAATTTATGCCAGTCTTTTGAATTATCTTACCTATTCTCCCGAAATCCAGGAGGTGATCTTCAACAAAGATATGGATCGTTATACTGCATATGAACAGTATACGGAAGTTGTGGATCCGCTGTTGACAGTGCCGCAATCCTACCACGAAGCAATTCAGGGGATACAGCTTTTTGCAGAAAGCATTCCCGTGCGCCATGAATATACCTTGGCTCCGCTTTCAGAGGTGGATGGGGAATGGTGGAGTGACAAATTAAATAATACCGTGACGGTTCAGTGGATCGTGGACCGGGATAATCGTCAGATCGCGGCAGTCAGGGAAATATATGATGGTAAGATCAAGGAGGCTGTGCTCTGTATTTCGTTGGATTACGGAAAAGTATTCCAGCCTCTGGCCAATATTATCGAACGGAATTCCGGAGGCTTTGTGGTGGATGATCAGCAAAATATCGTCTATCATGGAGAAAATCTGGCGGCCAGTGATATTTCCGTACAGAAAGAAACCGCGAAAAAGCTGGATCGTCTGAGGGAAGAATATACCTATGTCAGCAGCAGCGGACATGAAACAAGGTGGACCTATTATTTTTATAAACCTCCGGCTGTGATCGAGAGCTCGGTTTCAAAAGTATTGATCAGTGAGATCCCGCTGATCGGCTTCTGTGTTGTGATCATCATTGTGCTGGGAATGACGTTTTCCAAGCTGTTTACCAGAAAGATTGAGCAGCTTACCAGAAATATGGAACAGGTGAACCAGGGAAGCCGTGAAGTTACGGTTTACAGTGATTCCGGAGATGAGGTAGGACAGCTGGTGAGAAGCTTTCACCATATGATGGATGAAATTAATCGACTGATCGAAGAAGTGTATGAAAATAAGATCGCTCTGAAGGAATTTGAACTGAAAGCGCTGACTGCCCAGATCAATCCCCATTTTCTTTATAATTCTCTTTCTATTATAAACTGGATGGCGATTAAGAGCCGTCAGAAGGAGATCAGCCGTGTGACGTTGGCATTATCTACATTTTACCGGACAGCGCTCAGTAAGGGAGCAGATATGGTGACTGTGGAAAACTGTATTCGGAATATCGAAGCTTATCTGGAAATCCAGCTTATCATGCATGACAATGATTTTAAGGTGGAGTGGAATATCGATCCGTCTGTGCAGCAGGAGTTGGTTCCAAAGCTTGCCCTGCAGCCCATCGTTGAGAATGCTCTGGAGCATGGCCTGGATGTGAAGGAGGAAGGGGAAAAGCTTCTGAAACTTTATTTCTTTGAAGAGAATGGGGATGTAGTGATCCGGGTTGAAGATAACGGGATAGGGATGGAGCAGGAGCAGGCAGAAAAGCTGCTCACATATCAGGCAAAAGGCTATGGCCTTAAAAATGTCAATGACCGTATGTGTATTTTATATGGAGAGAAATATGCCATCCGGATTCTGAGCAAGGTAGGTGAGGGGACAAGCGTTGATATGAGAATCCCGAAAGAGGTAAAAAAAGATGAGACTTAG